The window ATTGAAGAATTCAAAACAAAAGCGGAATACTCACCATTTGACGGATGGGAATATCAAGGACTACCTGTAATGACAATAGTCAACGGAAAAATAGTAATGGATAAAATCTAACTAATTTTTAAAAAAAAATAATAAATAAATAGGTTTTATCAACCTATTTATAACATAAAGCGTCTTCTGGACATGCTTCCATACATTGACCACATAAAGTACAGAATCCTGCAATTGGTAATTTAGGATTGTCTGATTTGTGGAGCATATCGTATGGACATGCTTCGATACAGTCACCACATTGGTCACATTTGGATGGGTTGAATGAAATTCTGTCTCTTGTGACAGATTCGCCATCAATTGTTAACTCATATTGTTCTACTTTTAAAGCGTCGTTGGAACACATTGAAGCACAAGCTCCACATCTGATACAACTTGTGAATGATGGTTCTCCACCAACTTCTTCTAAAGCAGGGCATAACATACCGGTTTTGGTAACTACGCGAATTGCTTCTGTAGGGCATTTGTTAGCACATGCACCAATGAAGTCACATTTTTCAACATCACGGCCAATACCTTCAGCGTCGACAGGTGCACCTTCACCCCATTCAACATTAATTTCTAATGCGTCAACAGGACAAAGTTTTACACATAAACCACATGCTGCACAGACACTAGGAATAGCAACTGTTAAAGTAGCACTGTTTGCTGAAATGAAGTCTCCAGGACATGCTTCTACACAAGTATTACATCCAATACATTTTGCTGAATCGAAAGTGAATGATTCAATTTCTTTAGTACGTTTAACTGGTACTTTTTCAGCAATGTAAATTGCATTCCATGGACAGGTTTGTGAACATAATCCGCATCTGATACAATCGTCACTTACGGTAACAGGGCTTCCTACTTCATCAAGAGTAATTGCGTTTACAGGACAAGGTTCTACACAAGTTCCACATCCAACACAATCTTTGATGTAAACAGGACCTTTACCTTTAAGATCAAGTTCGTATTCTGCAGGTTCAACTACACCTGGAATACCGATTACATCAACTGGGCAAATGTCAACACATTTTTGACACATTACACAGAAACCTTCAACTTCTTTTAATTTTTCACCAGTGACTTTAAGAGTTTCTTGTGGACATACTTCTTCACATTTACCACATTGGTCACATAATACTGAGTTGAATACTAATCTTGCTTGTTCAATACCTTCAGCAATTTCGAACATTTCAACTTTTAATGCACCTTGTGGACAAGCGTCAGCACATTTTGGTTCTTCACCACAAGTGTCACAGTGAATAATAGCATTAGGTGTTACATCAATAGCTGAGGTAGGGCAAGTACCTTCACAAGCACCACATTTAATACAGCCATCTTCGTTAAATACAATCATTTATAAACCCCCTTAAAGTTAGAATTTTTTAATGAGGTTTCCTTCACTGTCTACAATATTTACTTCAGCTAATCTCATTTGGCTATCCATTGTGTGGGTAGCACAGGATAAACATGGGTCGTAAGCTCTGATAACCATTTCCATCAAGTTGAAGATGCTGTCGTCTACTTCAACACCAGGTTTGATGTAGTCTTTAGCAACTTGGTGAATACCCATTTCCATAGCTGGGTTGTTTTGGATTGTAGCTACAACAATGTTAGCGTAATTACATAATCCATTGTCATCAGATTCGTAGTGGTGGATTAAAGTACCACGAGGAGCTTCTACAATACCTACACCTTTACCTTCGGTTCTTTCTAATGCATCAGGGAATTTTTTACCGGATAAATCTTCTTCTAATGCTGCAGCAGCACATTCAGCGGATGCTAATAATTCGATGAGTCTAGCATAGTTGAATAATAATGGTGCTTGAGCGTATCCGAAAGCGTCACGGAAAGCTTTAAGAGCTTCTTGTGCGAGAGGTGCTTCTTTAGGCATTTGATCACAGACGTTAATCCTGGATAATGGTGCTACTCTGTAAATACCTTCTGGGTATCCCATTTCTTTAATGTAAGGGAATTTTAACCAGGAGTAAGGTTTTACGTGTTCAGCAACATAGTCAGTATATTCTTCGTTTCTGTATTCAAATAAGTCGCTTCCATCTTTGTCTTTGAATCTAATGTTACCATTATATACATCCCAAGTTCCATCAGGTTTTACGGTACCACAGTGTCTGGTGTCACCGAAGTTACCTAATGAAGCAATTAAGTCGATGTTTTCTTCAAATACTGGAATAGCTAAGTCTA of the Methanobrevibacter thaueri genome contains:
- a CDS encoding Ni/Fe hydrogenase subunit alpha; the encoded protein is MVKLTMEPVTRIEGHAKITVHLDDAGNVEETRLHVMEFRGFEKFLTGRPVEELPRLVPRICGICDVQHHLAAAKAVDQIFGFDDYEILPAAYRMREIMNWGSYMHSHALHFYFLAAPDLIIPNGTRKTRNVFQVIKDMPEIALQAINIRRNGLEMVRKIGGRPIHPTSSTPGGISTELDADTQKDLLERAKQNVELAQATLDLAIPVFEENIDLIASLGNFGDTRHCGTVKPDGTWDVYNGNIRFKDKDGSDLFEYRNEEYTDYVAEHVKPYSWLKFPYIKEMGYPEGIYRVAPLSRINVCDQMPKEAPLAQEALKAFRDAFGYAQAPLLFNYARLIELLASAECAAAALEEDLSGKKFPDALERTEGKGVGIVEAPRGTLIHHYESDDNGLCNYANIVVATIQNNPAMEMGIHQVAKDYIKPGVEVDDSIFNLMEMVIRAYDPCLSCATHTMDSQMRLAEVNIVDSEGNLIKKF
- a CDS encoding 4Fe-4S binding protein; this encodes MIVFNEDGCIKCGACEGTCPTSAIDVTPNAIIHCDTCGEEPKCADACPQGALKVEMFEIAEGIEQARLVFNSVLCDQCGKCEEVCPQETLKVTGEKLKEVEGFCVMCQKCVDICPVDVIGIPGVVEPAEYELDLKGKGPVYIKDCVGCGTCVEPCPVNAITLDEVGSPVTVSDDCIRCGLCSQTCPWNAIYIAEKVPVKRTKEIESFTFDSAKCIGCNTCVEACPGDFISANSATLTVAIPSVCAACGLCVKLCPVDALEINVEWGEGAPVDAEGIGRDVEKCDFIGACANKCPTEAIRVVTKTGMLCPALEEVGGEPSFTSCIRCGACASMCSNDALKVEQYELTIDGESVTRDRISFNPSKCDQCGDCIEACPYDMLHKSDNPKLPIAGFCTLCGQCMEACPEDALCYK